A region of the Oceanispirochaeta sp. M1 genome:
CCTATTAAAAATAACCTTCCCAATTATAAAATGATGGAAATACTAATATCCGCAATCAAAAAATTAGCTATTAAAAATGTTGTTCTTTATTTAGATGATAAAATTAATCTTACAAAGAAAGTTGTAAGTAACCGAATGGTTGCTGAACCCAGAATTCAGTACGGACATGAAAATAAATAATGTATAACTATATTATCTGATTGAAGCAGAGAAAGTAGAAACTACGTTGGCCGTATAACAATCGCATGAACCAGATTTTCCTATGGCATAAATCCTGCTTTTTCTGCTTCGCAGGCAGGATTTCCGCCATGTACGGAAAACAGGTTATGCGGGCGTTATGTTTATGAGGATATAAAGTGAATAGAAATAAAATTTGTGTATTATTCTTATTGTTGGTTACTAATTTACAATTATTCTCAAATGATACTGGTATAGAAAGTGCTGGTGGATCATTAAAAATTGATAATTCAGATAATACTATTTCAATAATCAATGAACGAATCACTCTGATTCTAGAAAATGATTCTTTTACAGTCAGAGTTAACTATGAATTCTTTAACTTAGGGAAATCTATCGAACTGAGAACTGGATTTCCAGAATATTGTTGGGGTACTAGTTTCAATTCAAAATTAGAAAATTTCCAAATAAAATATAAGAATGGTGATCCTATCATTTTTCAAGATGAAGCAGCATCACAAGAACTACAACCTGGGTTAGTAATAACTAATTGGAAGACAAAATGAAGGATTATCATAAAAGTGCAGTCTAAAAATACCCGAGAATATAAAGGGTATGAATATGAAACAGTACAGTAAAGAGTTTAAAGAACAGGCATTAACGCTGTCCGATGAAATCGGATTAAAGAATGCATCGGAGCAATTGGGTATTAACTACGGGACCTTGGCCGGCTGGAGAAAGATCCGCAAGAGAAATAGTAGTGAAAAATCAGTGCAAGACACTTCTCCATTGACAGAGCGGGAGAGGAAATTACTGAAAGAAAATAATGAGCTGAAAGAAGCCAATGAGATTCTGAAGGATGCACTTGGTTTTTTCGCACGAGACCGGAAGAAGTAAGTACAAGAACTATCTTTGCCTATATCTATGATCTTCAGGAAAAAGAAATGACTTCTGTTGTAAAGGGATGCAAGGTATTGAATGTCAGCGAAACAGGCTATTACAAGTGGAAACGAACCCGCAATAAGCCGAGAGCCTGGCAACTTCTTCTGGTCAAAATACATGGAATAATGGATGAACACCCGGATAATAAGAACTACGGAATCGACAGGGTTCACATTGCATTACAGCAAAAGGGAGAGACCGTTTCCAGATCTACAGTAATCAGAGCTATGCGGAAAGGGAATTTGCTCCATAAGAGCCGCAGAAGCCCAAACGGGCTTACCAAGGCGGATAAAAAGGCTCAGAGACCTGACAATGTACTGAAGCGGAACT
Encoded here:
- a CDS encoding transposase, encoding MKQYSKEFKEQALTLSDEIGLKNASEQLGINYGTLAGWRKIRKRNSSEKSVQDTSPLTERERKLLKENNELKEANEILKDALGFFARDRKK